A part of Carettochelys insculpta isolate YL-2023 chromosome 1, ASM3395843v1, whole genome shotgun sequence genomic DNA contains:
- the LOC142002990 gene encoding olfactory receptor 51G2-like — MSVANDTKFTHTVFLLSGISGYEDIHQWIFIPFCITYVISLVGNSVILFIIKSDPTLHEPMYIFLSILAVSDLGISIGTLSTTLGVFLFNSREIGPEACFAQLFFIHSFSYIESSVLLVMAFDRVIAISNPLRYASILTLPRIAKIGLGCVIRGVAVVLPAPFLLKRYRYCRANVLSHSYCLHLDVLKIACSDITVNNIYGLFATVITVGLDSVLILLSYVMILKTVLSIASRAECLRALSTCVSHLCAVLIFYTPGISLSLINRFASSSSSLIHILMGYIYLLLPPTMNPIVYSLKNKQLRAKIVRVFVK; from the coding sequence ATGTCAGTTGCCAATGACACCAAATTCACACATACGGTTTTCCTTCTTTCTGGGATTTCTGGGTATGAAGACATCCATCAATGGATCTTTATCCCCTTCTGCATCACATATGTTATTTCATTAGTAGGAAATTCAGTCATTCTTTTCATTATAAAATCAGATCCTActctccatgagcccatgtatattttcctttccattttggcTGTCTCAGACCTTGGCATTTCGATTGGCACCCTGTCCACAACACTGGGCGTATTCTTGTTTAATTCTAGGGAGATTGGCCCCGAGGCCTGTTTTGCCCAGCTGTTCTTCATCCACTCATTTTCATACATTGAATCCTCCGTGCTCTTGGTGATGGCCTTTGACCGCGTCATTGCCATCAGTAACCCACTGAgatatgcttccatcttaacccTGCCAAGAATAGCCAAGATAGGACTGGGATGCGTGATAAGAGGGGTGGCTGTtgttctcccagccccctttcTCCTGAAGCGGTATCGATACTGTCGAGCCAATGTCCTCTCCCATTCTTACTGCCTACACCTGGATGTCTTAAAGATAGCTTGTTCAGATATAACTGTCAACAACATCTATGGCTTGTTTGCTACAGTCATCACAGTGGGGTTGGATTCAGTGCTCATTCTTCTCTCTTACGTGATGATTCTCAAAACGGTGCTGAGCATTGCATCCCGTGCAGAGTGTCTGAGGGCCCTGAGCACCTGTGTCTCCCACCTCTGCGCTGTCCTCATATTCTACACCCCAGGGATAAGCTTGTCTTTAATAAACAGATTTGCAAGTAGTTCTTCATCCTTGATTCACAttctcatgggctacatctacctgCTACTCCCACCCACCATGAACCCAATTGTGTacagtttgaaaaacaaacaacttcGTGCAAAGATAGTCAGGGTGTTTGTCAAGTGA